A single region of the Streptococcus sanguinis genome encodes:
- the upp gene encoding uracil phosphoribosyltransferase — translation MGKLEVIAHPLIQHKLSILRRTDTSTKAFRELVDEIAMLMGYEVLRDLPLEDVEIETPITKTVQKQIAGKKLAIVPILRAGIGMVDGLLSLVPAAKVGHIGMYRDEETLKPVEYLVKLPEDIDQRQIFVVDPMLATGGSAILAVDSLKKRGASHITFVCLVSAPEGVKALQEAHPDVDIFTAALDDHLNDHGYIVPGLGDAGDRLFGTK, via the coding sequence ATGGGAAAACTTGAAGTTATCGCTCATCCACTTATTCAGCATAAATTGTCTATCTTGCGTCGTACAGATACCTCTACCAAGGCTTTTCGTGAATTAGTTGATGAAATCGCAATGCTCATGGGATATGAGGTTTTGCGCGATTTACCACTTGAAGATGTAGAAATTGAAACACCGATTACGAAAACAGTTCAAAAGCAGATTGCAGGGAAAAAATTAGCTATTGTACCAATTCTGCGGGCTGGTATTGGCATGGTGGATGGACTTCTGAGCTTGGTTCCAGCAGCTAAAGTTGGGCATATCGGAATGTACCGTGATGAAGAAACCCTGAAGCCGGTTGAATATTTGGTTAAGCTGCCAGAAGATATTGACCAACGTCAAATTTTCGTTGTTGATCCAATGTTGGCTACGGGTGGTTCTGCTATCTTGGCTGTGGATTCTCTGAAGAAACGTGGTGCTAGCCACATTACATTTGTCTGCTTGGTTTCTGCGCCTGAAGGAGTAAAAGCCTTGCAGGAAGCTCATCCAGATGTTGATATTTTCACAGCTGCGCTGGATGACCATCTCAATGACCATGGTTATATCGTACCAGGACTGGGAGATGCAGGAGATCGTCTTTTCGGAACCAAGTAA
- a CDS encoding YlbG family protein, whose translation MIEREERVGLIVYLYYNRDAKKLANFGDIIYHSKKHRYLHLYVKQEEAQNLQENLPKERYVKQVRISHIKELDQNFVGSLYREQENVII comes from the coding sequence ATGATAGAAAGAGAAGAAAGAGTGGGCTTGATTGTCTATCTTTACTATAATCGAGATGCCAAAAAGCTGGCAAACTTTGGGGATATTATTTATCATTCTAAGAAGCATCGCTATCTGCATCTCTATGTCAAGCAAGAGGAAGCCCAGAACTTACAGGAGAATCTGCCCAAGGAGCGCTATGTTAAGCAAGTTCGGATTTCTCACATAAAAGAACTAGATCAAAACTTTGTTGGAAGCCTGTATAGAGAGCAAGAAAACGTTATCATTTGA
- the mgtA gene encoding magnesium-translocating P-type ATPase has product MKTVKERLVAALQLPVKETLAFYKSSFRGLTEEQVEENRDLYGENIITKGQEDSILKKIYESIINPFTVILLVIALVSLVTNVWLAKPGEEDPTTSIIIVVLVLISGGIRFVQELRSDRAASNLSRLIVNTATVIREGAEQELPIDELVVGDIIKLSAGDMIPADVLLLDSRDFFVQQSGLTGESDAVEKVCLAKSDEQNLDSLLETESLAFMGTNVISGRATALVLVVGDETMMGAIEQTLNTYDELTSFEREMNSISWLLIRLMLVMVPVVFFINGLTDGDWLEAGVFALSVGVGLTPEMLPMIITASLAKGSIIMAQEKVVIKKLNAIQDLGAIDILCTDKTGTLTQDEIVLEYPLDIHGDLDLAVLRRAFLNSYYQTGLKNLMDRAIINRTEKEAEKHEIVRNLDQTFKKIDELPFDFERRRMSVIVKDDEDVISMVTKGALEEMLAISSHVEYKNRITELTEEIRQEILAEVAQLNEQGLRVLGVSYKSDLEEDYDYEVKDESNMILTGYLAFLDPPKSSAAPAIETLAEYGVATKILTGDNDKVTQTVCEKVGLDVDNILLGVEVDALSDEELSQAVEHTTVFAKLSPDQKARIILQLKANGHKVGYMGDGINDAPSMKVADVGISVDTAVDIAKETADVILLDKDLMVLEKGLVEGRKVYANMTKYIKMTVSSNFGNIFSLLFASIFLPFLPMAPVHLIVLNLVYDLSCIALPFDNVDSEFLKKPRIWSANSITRFMAWIGPISSVFDVLTYLLLYFIIVPMITGGNYQAGTEQAATFITLFQTGWFVESIWTQTMVIYMLRSPKLPFVQSRPALSVIVTTIAAALFVTSLPYSLFASVLKTAPLNGTYFLFLLLIIALYMVCVTLVKHLYIKRYREWL; this is encoded by the coding sequence ATGAAAACAGTAAAAGAAAGATTAGTTGCTGCTCTGCAGCTTCCTGTAAAAGAAACTCTGGCATTTTACAAGAGTTCCTTTCGCGGCCTGACAGAAGAGCAGGTCGAAGAAAATCGTGACCTCTATGGTGAAAATATCATCACAAAGGGTCAGGAAGACTCTATTCTAAAGAAAATTTACGAGTCTATCATTAACCCCTTTACAGTCATCCTATTGGTGATTGCCCTAGTGTCTTTAGTGACCAATGTTTGGCTGGCTAAGCCTGGTGAGGAAGATCCGACAACTTCCATCATCATTGTTGTTCTGGTGCTGATTTCTGGAGGCATTCGTTTTGTTCAGGAATTGCGGAGTGACCGCGCTGCTAGCAATCTGTCTCGGTTGATTGTCAACACTGCTACGGTTATCCGTGAAGGAGCAGAGCAGGAACTGCCGATTGATGAGCTTGTTGTAGGAGATATCATCAAGCTTAGTGCCGGAGACATGATTCCTGCAGATGTGCTGCTACTGGATTCGCGTGATTTCTTTGTTCAGCAGTCCGGCCTGACAGGGGAAAGTGATGCAGTAGAAAAGGTCTGTTTGGCCAAGTCAGATGAACAAAATCTCGATAGCCTTTTAGAAACAGAGTCGCTAGCCTTTATGGGAACCAATGTTATTTCCGGAAGAGCTACGGCTCTAGTGCTGGTGGTTGGTGATGAGACCATGATGGGAGCCATTGAGCAGACACTGAACACCTACGATGAGCTAACCTCTTTTGAGCGCGAGATGAATAGCATTTCCTGGCTCTTGATTCGTCTGATGCTCGTCATGGTGCCGGTCGTGTTCTTCATCAACGGTTTGACAGATGGCGACTGGCTGGAAGCAGGTGTCTTTGCCCTCAGCGTTGGGGTCGGCCTGACTCCAGAAATGCTGCCTATGATTATCACAGCGAGCCTGGCTAAAGGTTCCATTATTATGGCTCAGGAAAAGGTCGTGATTAAGAAGCTGAACGCTATTCAGGATCTAGGAGCTATTGATATCCTTTGTACGGATAAGACAGGCACACTGACTCAAGACGAGATTGTGTTAGAATACCCGCTGGATATTCATGGTGATTTGGACTTAGCAGTGCTCCGTCGTGCCTTTCTCAATTCCTACTATCAAACTGGTCTCAAAAACCTCATGGATCGAGCTATTATCAACCGGACGGAGAAAGAAGCAGAAAAGCATGAGATTGTCCGTAATCTAGACCAAACCTTTAAGAAAATTGATGAACTGCCCTTTGATTTCGAGCGTCGTCGTATGAGCGTTATCGTTAAGGATGATGAGGATGTTATCAGCATGGTGACCAAGGGGGCCTTGGAGGAAATGCTGGCTATCTCTAGCCATGTAGAATACAAGAACCGCATTACGGAATTGACTGAGGAGATTCGTCAGGAAATCCTTGCGGAAGTGGCTCAACTCAATGAGCAAGGGCTGCGAGTGCTTGGTGTTAGCTACAAGTCAGACTTAGAAGAAGATTACGACTATGAAGTCAAGGATGAATCTAACATGATTTTGACGGGCTATCTGGCCTTTCTAGATCCACCTAAGTCATCTGCGGCTCCAGCTATTGAAACCTTGGCTGAGTACGGCGTTGCTACTAAGATTTTGACCGGTGATAATGATAAGGTGACCCAGACAGTTTGTGAAAAGGTTGGGTTAGATGTAGATAATATCTTACTAGGTGTAGAGGTGGATGCCTTATCTGATGAAGAATTGAGTCAGGCAGTGGAGCATACAACGGTTTTTGCCAAGCTCTCACCTGACCAAAAAGCTCGGATCATTCTCCAACTCAAGGCTAATGGCCACAAGGTTGGCTACATGGGTGATGGTATCAATGATGCACCTTCTATGAAGGTAGCAGATGTGGGTATTTCTGTTGATACAGCTGTCGATATTGCCAAGGAAACAGCAGATGTCATTCTGCTGGACAAGGACCTTATGGTTCTGGAGAAAGGGCTGGTAGAAGGGCGCAAGGTCTATGCCAACATGACCAAGTACATTAAGATGACGGTCAGTTCCAATTTTGGGAATATCTTTTCTCTCCTCTTTGCCAGTATCTTTTTGCCATTTCTTCCTATGGCACCAGTTCATCTGATTGTCCTCAATCTAGTTTATGACTTGTCTTGTATAGCTCTGCCCTTCGATAACGTTGACAGTGAATTTCTCAAGAAACCACGGATTTGGTCTGCTAACTCTATTACCCGCTTTATGGCTTGGATTGGTCCTATCTCATCCGTTTTTGATGTTTTGACCTATTTGTTGCTCTACTTTATTATCGTACCTATGATAACAGGTGGCAACTATCAAGCTGGCACTGAACAGGCGGCGACCTTTATCACTCTTTTTCAAACAGGCTGGTTCGTTGAGTCCATATGGACCCAGACCATGGTTATCTACATGCTGCGCTCACCTAAGCTGCCATTTGTGCAAAGCCGTCCTGCTTTGTCTGTCATTGTGACGACCATTGCAGCAGCCCTCTTTGTTACTTCCCTGCCATACAGCCTCTTTGCGTCAGTTCTGAAGACAGCTCCGCTAAATGGCACTTATTTCCTTTTCCTCCTCTTGATTATTGCGCTTTATATGGTTTGTGTAACCCTTGTTAAACACCTTTATATCAAGCGCTATAGAGAATGGCTGTAA